In Elusimicrobium sp. An273, one genomic interval encodes:
- a CDS encoding RecB family exonuclease, with protein MARNLSFSYSKMGMYKECPQKYKFRYVYMLPEQPKYYFAFGSALHEVMEYIYNPANAAFPTLAQALDFFEKHWNKTSYEQKGYASVEKELAGYAEGRRIIESYYAQNAAHFFHPLSVEMKSTLEMDGLNLISILDRIDYLGDGKVKILDYKTGKTVQREPDQLYMYQKVVENSPAVKALVQKVDPGVKELRVGQLSFYHLPTLHEMTFERAPDREIFEFWQGVLKVADNIRAGKFDPTPGENQCRWCDYRNICPVFTGKDYNPASAQGAKETPAAAPQNEQDELSDKIDRCGALLDEAKQLQREIIALMKKNHFERHFGRQYKAELSRIEKLEFTDKEKVVELLRTLKLLGKVLVPTQSTVAGLLQDASVPAQAKEKLQAFAVKTEEEKLSIDKAE; from the coding sequence ATGGCCAGAAATTTATCGTTTTCTTATTCCAAAATGGGGATGTATAAAGAATGCCCCCAAAAATACAAATTCCGCTACGTGTATATGCTGCCGGAACAACCCAAGTATTATTTTGCGTTCGGCTCTGCCCTGCACGAGGTGATGGAATATATTTACAACCCGGCCAATGCAGCTTTCCCCACTTTGGCGCAGGCGTTGGATTTTTTTGAAAAGCATTGGAACAAAACTTCCTACGAACAAAAAGGATATGCTTCCGTGGAAAAAGAACTGGCCGGCTATGCGGAAGGGCGGCGGATTATAGAATCGTATTATGCGCAGAATGCGGCGCATTTTTTTCATCCGCTGTCGGTGGAAATGAAAAGCACGCTGGAAATGGACGGGCTGAATTTAATCAGCATTTTAGACCGCATTGATTATTTGGGCGACGGGAAGGTAAAAATTCTGGATTACAAAACGGGCAAAACCGTCCAGCGCGAGCCCGACCAGCTGTATATGTACCAAAAAGTGGTGGAGAATTCCCCCGCCGTCAAGGCGTTGGTGCAAAAAGTGGATCCCGGCGTAAAAGAACTGCGGGTGGGCCAGCTGAGTTTTTATCATTTGCCTACGCTGCACGAGATGACGTTTGAACGGGCGCCCGACCGCGAAATTTTTGAGTTTTGGCAGGGCGTTTTAAAAGTGGCCGATAACATCCGCGCCGGAAAGTTTGACCCGACCCCCGGCGAAAACCAATGCCGCTGGTGCGATTACCGCAACATCTGCCCGGTGTTTACCGGCAAGGATTACAACCCGGCTTCGGCACAAGGGGCAAAAGAAACGCCCGCCGCGGCGCCCCAAAACGAACAAGACGAACTGAGCGATAAAATAGACCGCTGCGGCGCCCTGTTGGACGAAGCCAAACAACTGCAGCGGGAAATTATTGCGCTGATGAAAAAAAACCATTTTGAGCGCCACTTCGGCCGCCAGTACAAGGCGGAACTTTCCCGGATAGAAAAATTGGAATTTACCGACAAAGAAAAAGTGGTGGAACTGTTGCGCACGCTCAAACTGCTGGGCAAGGTGCTGGTGCCCACGCAAAGCACGGTGGCAGGGTTGTTGCAGGACGCTTCCGTGCCGGCACAGGCAAAAGAAAAATTACAGGCCTTTGCCGTTAAAACCGAAGAGGAAAAATTATCCATTGACAAGGCGGAATAA
- the dinB gene encoding DNA polymerase IV, with protein MHIRKIIHIDMDAFFAAVEQRDNPALRGRPVAVGHDGPRGVVATASYEARRFGVHSAQSAARAKALCPQLIFIPGRMDVYKAVSRQIRAIFRQYTDLVEPLSIDEAFLDVSHLPCATQAAREIKAKIFQTTRLTASAGVSVNKMLAKIASDYKKPNGLFVIKPKQVEAFVAKLPVEKFFGIGKVTAQKMHRLGIYTGADLRQKSEAELTARFGKAGHAYFGYARGIDERQVEPNRKHLSVGAENTFAADTDDLSFLRRELAQLAHKTWLRAQRMHFSGKTVTLKLKYADFKQITRSQTFEQPFASEADFLHAGENLLLHKTNLSRQKARLLGLTLSNPPAPPLPGRQLWFDF; from the coding sequence ATGCACATACGCAAAATTATTCATATTGATATGGACGCCTTTTTTGCCGCCGTAGAACAGCGCGACAATCCCGCCCTGCGCGGCCGCCCGGTAGCCGTCGGGCACGACGGCCCCCGCGGCGTGGTGGCCACCGCCAGCTACGAAGCGCGCCGCTTCGGCGTTCATTCGGCGCAATCTGCCGCCCGGGCCAAAGCACTTTGCCCACAGCTTATTTTTATCCCCGGCCGCATGGACGTATACAAAGCCGTTTCCCGCCAAATCCGCGCCATTTTCCGCCAGTATACCGATTTGGTGGAACCGCTTTCCATAGACGAGGCCTTTTTGGACGTTTCGCACCTGCCGTGCGCCACCCAGGCCGCCCGGGAAATAAAAGCCAAAATTTTTCAAACGACGCGTCTGACGGCCTCGGCGGGGGTGTCCGTCAACAAAATGCTGGCCAAGATTGCGTCCGACTACAAAAAGCCAAACGGTTTATTTGTCATTAAACCCAAACAGGTGGAAGCGTTTGTGGCCAAACTGCCGGTGGAAAAATTTTTCGGAATCGGGAAAGTAACCGCCCAAAAAATGCACCGGCTGGGCATTTACACCGGGGCCGACTTGCGCCAAAAATCCGAAGCGGAACTGACGGCCCGGTTCGGCAAAGCCGGGCACGCCTACTTTGGCTACGCCCGCGGGATAGACGAACGCCAAGTGGAACCCAACCGCAAACACCTTTCCGTGGGAGCGGAAAACACTTTCGCGGCTGACACGGACGACCTTTCTTTTCTGCGGCGCGAACTGGCACAGCTGGCGCACAAAACCTGGCTGCGCGCCCAACGGATGCATTTTAGCGGAAAAACCGTAACGCTTAAACTCAAATACGCCGATTTTAAACAAATTACCCGCTCCCAAACGTTTGAACAGCCCTTCGCTTCGGAAGCCGATTTTTTACACGCCGGCGAAAACCTGCTGCTGCACAAAACCAATCTTTCCCGCCAAAAAGCGCGCCTGCTGGGGCTGACGCTTTCCAACCCGCCCGCACCGCCGCTTCCCGGCCGGCAGCTGTGGTTTGATTTCTAG
- a CDS encoding diphosphate--fructose-6-phosphate 1-phosphotransferase produces MSTKHTAKCECSQLQRHRCKFQPVLPAILQKGPAFVKPKFGKATKSVADQAAVKRIFPNTYGLPEITFVKGANSAVAKKAVRVGVVLSGGQAPGGHNVIGGLLDGLKKANPKNKLFGFLGGPSGIVENKWVEITPALMKDYRNTGGFDLIQSGRTKIETDEQLKAAKDNLIANKMDALVVVGGDDSNTNACVIAEYLKQQGVDISVIGVPKTIDGDLKNKQIETSFGFDTATKIYAELVGNICRDVNSARKYWHFIRLMGRSASHITLEVAFKTHPNAVLIGEEVLAKKMTLGQIVDNLAQLIAKRAKAGKNYGVVLVPEGLIEFIPEMKELISALNDSLADNEAELSKMNTVAEKKAFILSKLPAKLADLMRSLPEGIASQLMLDRDPHGNVQVSLIETEKLLVEMIRTKLAEMKKAGKYNGKFAAITHFFGYEGRCGVPSTFDANYTYALGYNAAVLALNKCSGYLSSVRKLTKKAQDWECGGIPLTMMMNIERRKGKEKPVIKKALVELKGEPFKHLAKNRDLWAVEDLYVFPGPIQYFGPAEITDMTTYTLLLEQGKKVK; encoded by the coding sequence ATGTCCACTAAACACACTGCTAAATGTGAGTGTTCCCAACTTCAGCGGCACCGCTGCAAATTCCAGCCCGTGCTGCCTGCTATTTTGCAAAAAGGCCCGGCCTTCGTAAAACCGAAATTCGGCAAGGCCACCAAAAGCGTAGCCGACCAAGCCGCCGTCAAACGGATTTTTCCCAACACCTACGGCTTGCCGGAAATTACCTTTGTAAAAGGCGCCAACAGTGCCGTAGCCAAAAAAGCGGTGCGCGTGGGCGTGGTGCTCTCCGGCGGTCAGGCCCCGGGCGGGCATAACGTCATCGGCGGGCTGTTGGACGGCCTCAAAAAAGCCAACCCCAAAAACAAACTGTTCGGATTCTTGGGCGGGCCCAGCGGCATCGTGGAAAACAAATGGGTGGAAATTACCCCGGCCCTGATGAAAGATTACCGCAATACCGGCGGGTTTGACTTAATCCAATCCGGCCGCACCAAAATTGAAACGGACGAACAGCTAAAAGCGGCTAAAGACAATTTAATCGCCAATAAAATGGACGCCTTGGTCGTGGTGGGGGGAGACGACTCCAACACCAACGCCTGCGTGATTGCCGAATACCTCAAACAACAAGGGGTGGACATCAGCGTCATCGGCGTACCCAAGACGATTGACGGCGACCTCAAAAACAAACAAATTGAAACTTCCTTCGGTTTTGATACCGCCACCAAAATTTACGCCGAACTCGTGGGCAACATCTGCCGCGACGTAAACTCCGCGCGCAAATACTGGCACTTCATCCGCCTGATGGGCAGAAGCGCTTCGCACATCACGCTGGAAGTGGCGTTTAAAACGCATCCCAACGCCGTACTAATTGGCGAAGAAGTGTTGGCCAAAAAGATGACCCTCGGCCAAATCGTAGACAACTTGGCCCAGCTCATTGCCAAACGCGCCAAAGCCGGCAAGAACTACGGGGTGGTGCTGGTTCCGGAAGGACTGATTGAATTTATCCCGGAAATGAAGGAACTCATCAGCGCGCTGAACGATTCCCTGGCCGACAACGAAGCCGAACTTTCCAAGATGAACACCGTGGCGGAAAAGAAGGCTTTTATCCTCTCCAAACTGCCTGCCAAATTGGCGGATTTGATGAGATCTTTGCCGGAAGGCATCGCCAGCCAGCTGATGCTGGACCGCGATCCGCACGGCAACGTGCAGGTGTCCTTGATTGAAACCGAAAAACTGCTGGTGGAAATGATCCGCACCAAATTGGCCGAAATGAAAAAAGCGGGCAAATACAACGGCAAATTTGCCGCCATTACCCACTTCTTCGGCTACGAAGGCCGCTGCGGCGTGCCCTCCACCTTTGACGCCAACTACACCTACGCCTTGGGTTACAACGCGGCGGTGCTGGCGCTGAACAAATGCTCCGGCTATCTCTCTTCCGTGCGCAAGCTGACCAAAAAAGCGCAGGATTGGGAATGCGGCGGCATCCCGCTGACGATGATGATGAACATTGAACGCCGCAAAGGCAAAGAAAAACCCGTCATCAAAAAAGCGTTGGTGGAACTCAAAGGCGAACCGTTTAAACACCTGGCCAAAAACCGCGACCTCTGGGCGGTGGAAGACTTGTACGTATTCCCCGGCCCGATCCAGTACTTCGGCCCGGCTGAAATTACGGACATGACCACCTACACCTTGCTCTTGGAACAAGGCAAAAAAGTCAAATAG
- a CDS encoding Eco57I restriction-modification methylase domain-containing protein has product MDIATLRRLTRIFEKSGWKKPEIYAFLRQFVIQRLAGPSFLLAKARAVSFFPAPPAAAQAILQGLTTGPEGSSGALAPQTLAVLYEFFQPKNKSRGVFFTPWGLARQTARAVLYEVLARRCGLGRQEALSLLEQSICPLPRARALALDAFLSRLSFCDPAAGAGGLVVPFVLELTRLRQTLNPALNGPHVLLSLIQHNLYAGDISKRALEELRLRLALVCRQQGLAVLPGNFCPHLFAADALACRNGKSIWRLQAKELFHADGGFDVILSNPPYLGQKGHSPVFEKLRRNPLWKPMAAPKSDLLYFFFYLALDLLKEGGIGGFLTTSYFTSAAGAFVLRKELKQKAAFLYLQNFENQRLFERAAGQHTLLSVFEKNNASEKPPCQIANQILPQAALYRTPALLIQTRVQQTPLESALLKMETCPHTLQEIACVTNGLMTGCDKISASHLRHFRLPGVKKGEGVFVLSEQEKDTLHLNAYEKQKLKPFFKNSDISPYTARQTPKRWLIDFFYPNDRELDFSRYEHLRAHLARFAPVLRARKQNNNGINKLLARGVYWFGSVRRKMDFEAEKIVVPQRSPRNTFAFAAGPWYASSDVYFISNPKDGFSLWYLLGLFNSAPYFAFLSCRGKRKGNLLELYSAPLKALPVPAAAPEIKRTVETLAQEIYRQKSANPQADIHLLQAQINQHVCHLLGLTAQEVQAIDTYLQALPACAAARN; this is encoded by the coding sequence ATGGATATTGCCACCCTGCGCCGTTTAACCCGTATTTTTGAAAAATCCGGCTGGAAAAAGCCGGAAATTTATGCCTTTCTGCGCCAATTTGTTATCCAACGGCTGGCAGGCCCTTCTTTTCTTTTGGCAAAAGCGCGCGCCGTTTCTTTTTTCCCAGCACCGCCCGCGGCGGCGCAGGCTATTTTGCAGGGATTGACCACCGGGCCGGAAGGATCCTCTGGCGCCCTTGCGCCGCAAACGCTGGCCGTACTGTATGAATTTTTTCAACCGAAAAACAAATCGCGCGGCGTATTTTTTACGCCGTGGGGCCTAGCCCGTCAAACGGCCCGGGCCGTACTGTATGAAGTATTGGCGCGCCGCTGTGGCCTGGGCAGGCAAGAAGCCCTCTCTTTGCTGGAACAATCCATTTGCCCGCTCCCGCGGGCGCGGGCCCTTGCGCTGGACGCTTTTTTAAGCCGCCTTTCCTTTTGCGATCCGGCCGCCGGGGCCGGGGGATTAGTGGTGCCGTTTGTGCTGGAATTAACGCGCCTTCGCCAAACATTAAATCCCGCATTAAACGGGCCGCACGTTCTGCTTTCCCTAATACAGCACAACTTATATGCAGGCGATATTTCCAAGCGCGCCCTGGAAGAACTGCGCCTGCGCCTGGCGCTGGTATGCCGCCAGCAGGGTCTTGCCGTCCTACCCGGCAATTTTTGCCCGCATCTCTTCGCGGCCGACGCCCTCGCCTGCCGCAACGGAAAAAGTATTTGGCGCCTGCAGGCAAAGGAGCTTTTTCACGCCGACGGCGGGTTTGACGTCATCCTTTCCAATCCGCCCTATTTAGGCCAAAAAGGCCACAGCCCGGTGTTTGAAAAACTGCGCCGCAACCCGCTTTGGAAGCCCATGGCCGCCCCCAAAAGCGATTTGTTGTATTTCTTCTTTTATTTGGCATTGGATTTATTAAAAGAGGGGGGAATCGGCGGTTTTTTAACCACTTCTTATTTTACTTCCGCCGCCGGAGCCTTTGTACTGCGCAAAGAATTGAAACAAAAAGCCGCTTTTCTTTATTTGCAGAATTTTGAAAACCAACGCCTCTTTGAGCGCGCCGCCGGCCAGCATACGCTGCTTAGCGTATTTGAAAAAAATAACGCGTCCGAAAAACCGCCCTGCCAAATTGCAAACCAAATCCTGCCGCAGGCCGCGCTGTACCGCACGCCGGCGTTATTGATTCAAACCCGCGTGCAGCAAACGCCGCTGGAAAGCGCCCTTCTTAAAATGGAAACCTGCCCGCATACACTGCAAGAAATCGCCTGCGTAACTAACGGCCTGATGACCGGGTGCGACAAAATTTCCGCTTCCCACCTCAGGCATTTTCGATTGCCCGGGGTAAAAAAGGGAGAGGGGGTGTTTGTCCTTTCCGAGCAAGAAAAAGATACTCTGCACCTAAATGCTTACGAAAAGCAAAAGCTAAAACCTTTTTTTAAAAATTCGGACATTTCGCCCTACACCGCCCGCCAAACGCCCAAACGGTGGCTGATTGATTTTTTCTATCCCAACGACCGGGAACTGGATTTTTCCCGCTACGAGCACCTGCGGGCCCATTTGGCCCGGTTTGCCCCGGTACTGCGGGCCCGCAAACAAAACAATAACGGCATTAATAAACTGCTGGCGCGCGGGGTGTATTGGTTTGGTTCCGTCCGTCGGAAAATGGATTTTGAAGCGGAAAAAATCGTCGTGCCCCAGCGCTCGCCGCGCAATACGTTTGCATTTGCAGCAGGGCCTTGGTACGCCAGTTCGGATGTTTATTTTATTTCCAACCCGAAAGACGGATTTTCGCTCTGGTATTTGCTGGGCCTGTTTAACTCCGCCCCGTATTTTGCGTTTCTTTCCTGCCGGGGCAAGCGAAAAGGAAACCTGCTGGAGCTCTATTCTGCGCCGCTTAAAGCCCTTCCCGTACCCGCCGCCGCACCCGAAATCAAGCGGACTGTCGAAACGCTGGCCCAAGAAATCTACCGCCAAAAATCCGCAAATCCTCAGGCGGACATTCACCTACTGCAAGCCCAAATCAATCAGCACGTGTGTCACCTTTTGGGGCTGACGGCACAAGAAGTACAGGCGATAGACACGTATCTGCAGGCGCTGCCCGCGTGTGCAGCCGCCCGAAATTAG